A genome region from Setaria italica strain Yugu1 chromosome III, Setaria_italica_v2.0, whole genome shotgun sequence includes the following:
- the LOC101773768 gene encoding probable leucine-rich repeat receptor-like protein kinase At5g49770 has translation MVMMRGRQQLLLLLFVLCATGLRIASADTNPQDAAALRSLMKKWKNVPASWGKYNDPCGAKWDGILCDGNGRVTSLNLFGMSMSGTLSDDIGSLTELRILDLSSNSLDGPLPAVIGKLVKLEYLALIGCGFTGPVPSELGNLSQLKFFALNSNKLTGSIPPSLGKLSNVIWLDLADNMLTGSLPNSKDNGTGLDQLVKAEHFHFNGNMLEGSIPTNLFNSSMHLKHILFDINRFTGPIPTSIGVIPYLEVLRLNNNGFTGKVPAFNNLTKLHVLMLSNNKLSGPIPNLTGMGSLENVDISNNSFDPSNVPSWFSDLKSIMTLTMQSVGLSGQLPQKLFSFPQLRHLVLNNNELNGTLDMGNNIRTHLDVFDIRNNKISSVTVYNSFNVENLKLEGNPLCNDSLLSDTTPCTGLQTEAPPQPVPFDVQCANPFIETIIFRAPSFANVIEYLPQLEKNLSGQLSSCTPNRLGLRPYFNEGGYLKVAIKACPVNQKKFNYSQVLNCFNLTLQTYKPPEKFGPYYVKADPYPFHDKTSRAVLIGIVTGSVLLIVGLTLVGFYAVQQKKQAQRLVSVNNPFASWGSMGEDIGEAPKLKSARFFTLEELKLCTNYFREINVIGAGGYGRVYRGKLPDGQLVAIKRSKEGSMQGGLEFKTEIELLSRVHHKNLVGLVGFCFEKGEKMLVYEFIPNGTLSEALYGMKGIQLDWSRRLKIALDSARGLAYLHDHANPPIIHRDVKSTNILLDEKMTAKVADFGLSLLVSDSEEGHLCTNVKGTLGYLDPEYYMTQQLTAKSDVYSFGVVLLELIVAKPPIHDNKYIVREVKMALDMEDRKHCGLKDVMDPVLEKMGSLLGFPRFLKLALQCVEEVGTGRPSMNAIVREIEGIMEDNGLTPDSMSASSSFSIESRTMKVGPKLPYSSASTSSSTFDMNSRAFEYSGVFPSSDGSLKS, from the exons atggtgatgatgagggGGAGGCAGCAGCTCCTCTTGCTGCTCTTCGTCTTGTGCGCAACCGGATTAAGAATTGCCTCCGCCGACACTAACCCGCAAGATG CGGCTGCTCTCAGATCCTTGATGAAGAAGTGGAAAAATGTGCCTGCTAGCTGGGGGAAATACAATGATCCTTGTGGCGCAAAATGGGACGGTATTTTGTGCGACGGAAATGGAAGGGTCACATCACT GAATCTGTTTGGTATGAGCATGAGTGGCACTCTGAGTGATGATATAGGAAGCCTGACTGAACTAAGGATTCT GGATCTATCCTCAAACAGTCTTGATGGGCCATTGCCAGCTGTTATTGGCAAGTTGGTTAAGCTTGAATATCT GGCATTGATAGGTTGCGGTTTCACCGGTCCTGTTCCAAGCGAACtaggcaacctgtctcaactaaAATTCTT TGCTCTGAACTCAAACAAATTAACGGGCAGCATTCCACCCTCATTAGGCAAGCTCTCGAATGTCATCTGGCTGGACCTTGCCGATAACATGTTGACAGGATCACTCCCaaattccaaggacaatggaaCTGGATTGGACCAGCTTGTCAAGGCAGAGCACTT CCATTTCAATGGAAACATGCTGGAAGGTTCTATCCCAACAAATCTCTTCAACTCCAGCATGCACCTCAAGCATAT ACTTTTTGATATAAACAGATTTACTGGCCCCATTCCAACATCCATTGGTGTAATTCCATACCTTGAAGTACT TCGTCTAAATAACAACGGTTTCACGGGTAAAGTTCCTGCTTTCAACAACCTGACTAAGCTCCACGTTCT AATGCTCTCAAATAACAAGCTAAGTGGACCAATTCCTAACTTGACGGGGATGGGCTCTCTGGAAAATGT GGACATCAGCAACAACAGCTTTGATCCTTCTAACGTTCCAAGCTGGTTCTCAGATTTGAAGAGCATAATGACCCT TACAATGCAGTCAGTCGGGCTTTCTGGGCAACTGCCACAGAAGCTTTTCAGTTTTCCTCAATTGCGACATCT AGTACTAAATAATAATGAACTGAATGGCACGCTTGACATGGGCAACAATATAAGAACACATCTGGATGTTTTTGATATTCGAAACAACAAAATCTCCTCAGTTACAGTGTACAACAGCTTCAATGTTGAAAACCTCAA GCTTGAAGGAAACCCACTCTGCAATGATTCTCTTCTGTCAGACACAACGCCATGCACGGGCCTGCAAACTGAAGCCCCACCTCAGCCTGTTCCCTTTGATGTCCAGTGTGCAAATCCTTTTATTGAAACTATCATCTTCAGAGCTCCTTCCTTCGCCAATGTAATCGAGTACCTTCCTCAGCTGGAGAAGAACTTATCTGGTCAACTGAGTAGCTGTACCCCGAACCGGCTAGGCTTAAGACCTTACTTCAATGAAGGTGGGTACCTTAAGGTGGCAATCAAGGCATGCCCAGTAAACCAGAAGAAATTCAACTACTCGCAAGTGTTAAACTGCTTCAACCTGACCCTTCAGACTTACAAGCCACCGGAGAAGTTTGGACCTTACTATGTGAAAGCGGATCCTTACCCGTTCCATGACAAAA CCTCTCGAGCAGTGTTGATTGGCATTGTGACCGGATCTGTTCTCCTGATCGTGGGGCTAACTCTGGTTGGATTTTACGCTGTGCAACAAAAGAAGCAGGCGCAGAGGCTTGTGTCCGTCAATAATCCATTTG CATCATGGGGATCAATGGGAGAAGATATTGGTGAAGCACCAAAACTGAAAAGTGCTAGATTCTTCACATTGGAAGAACTCAAATTGTGCACCAATTATTTCCGAGAAATCAATGTGATTGGGGCAGGAGGCTATGGAAGG GTGTATCGAGGAAAACTTCCGGATGGGCAGTTAGTAGCAATCAAGAGATCCAAGGAAGGGTCCATGCAGGGTGGCCTTGAGTTCAAGACAGAAATAGAACTCCTTTCCAGGGTTCATCACAAGAACTTGGTTGGACTAGTTGGTTTCTGCTTCGAGAAGGGCGAAAAGATGCTTGTTTACGAGTTCATACCCAATGGAACGTTAAGTGAGGCTCTATATG GTATGAAAGGAATACAATTGGACTGGAGCAGGAGGCTCAAGATAGCTCTGGATTCAGCTAGAGGGCTAGCTTACCTCCATGACCACGCCAATCCTCCAATCATTCACAGGGATGTGAAGTCCACCAACATCCTCCTTGATGAGAAGATGACCGCAAAGGTTGCGGATTTTGGCCTGTCATTGCTGGTATCCGACAGCGAGGAAGGCCATCTGTGCACCAATGTGAAGGGAACACTG GGCTACCTAGACCCTGAGTACTACATGACGCAGCAGCTCACGGCGAAGAGCGATGTCTACAGCTTCGGTGTGGTGCTGCTAGAGCTCATAGTGGCCAAGCCACCGATACACGACAACAAGTACATCGTCCGCGAGGTGAAGATGGCGCTAGACATGGAGGACCGCAAGCACTGCGGGCTCAAGGATGTGATGGACCCAGTCCTTGAGAAAATGGGGAGCCTCCTCGGCTTCCCACGGTTCCTAAAACTGGCTCTGCAATGCGTCGAAGAGGTGGGAACCGGCCGGCCCTCGATGAACGCCATTGTGAGGGAGATTGAAGGGATAATGGAGGACAACGGGCTCACACCGGACTCCATGTCGGCGAGCTCTTCCTTCAGCATCGAGTCGAGAACGATGAAGGTCGGGCCTAAGCTCCCGTACTCCAGCGCATCGACTTCGTCCTCGACGTTTGATATGAACAGCAGGGCTTTTGAGTACAGTGGGGTGTTCCCTTCTTCTGATGGCAGCTTGAAGTCATGA